One Mycobacterium paraseoulense genomic window, GGCGCTGTTCAACCTCGGCGAGATGGTCACGGCCACCCAGTCGGTCGGCGACGAGACGCTCGAGCTGCTGGGCAGCGAGATGAACTATGTCGTCCAGGTCGTCAGCCCGGAGGACGAGGACCGCGAGCTGCTGGAATCCTTCGACCTGACCTATGGCGAGGACGAGGGCACCGAGGAAGACCTGCAGACGCGGCCGCCGGTGGTGACCGTGATGGGTCACGTCGACCACGGTAAGACCCGGCTGCTGGACACCATCCGGAATGCCAGCGTGCGCGAGGCCGAGGCCGGGGGCATCACCCAGCACATCGGTGCCTACCAGGTGGGCGTCGACTTCGAGGGCAGCGAGCGGCTGATCACGTTCATCGACACCCCGGGTCACGAGGCGTTCACCGCCATGCGTGCCCGCGGCGCGAAGGCCACCGACATCGCGATCCTGGTGGTCGCCGCCGACGACGGCGTGATGCCGCAGACGGTGGAGGCGATCAACCACGCGCAGGCGGCCGACGTGCCGATCGTGGTGGCCGTCAACAAGATCGACAAGGAGGGCGCCGACCCGGCCAAGATCCGGGCCCAGCTCACCGAATACGGTTTGGTCGCAGAGGATTTCGGCGGGGACACGATGTTCGTCGACATCTCGGCGAAGGAGGGCACCAACATCGAGGCGCTCGAGGAGGCGGTGCTGCTGACCGCGGACGCCGCCCTGGACCTGCGGGCCAACCCCGACATGGAGGCCCAGGGTGTGGCGATCGAGGCGCACCTGGACCGCGGTCGCGGCCCGGTCGCCACGGTGCTGGTGCAGCGCGGCACCCTGCGGGTCGGCGACTCCGTCGTCGCCGGCGACGCCTACGGCCGGGTCCGCCGCATGGTCGACGAGCACGGCGACGACGTCGAGGAGGCGCTGCCGTCGCGGCCGGTGCAGGTCATCGGCTTCACGTCGGTCCCGGGCGCGGGCGACAACTTCCTGGTCGTCGACGAGGATCGCATCGCCCGCCAGATCGCCGACCGGCGCAGCGCCCGTAAGCGCAACGCGCTGGCGGCACGGTCGCGCAAGCGGATCAGCCTGGAGGACCTGGACTCGGCGCTGAAGGAAACCAGCCAGCTGAACCTGATCCTCAAGGGCGACAACGCCGGTACCGTCGAGGCGCTGGAGGAGGCCCTGATGGGCATCCAGGTCGACGACGAGGTGATGTTGCGCGTGATCGACCGCGGCGTCGGTGGCATCACGGAGACCAACGTCAACCTGGCGTCGGCATCGGACGCCATCATCATCGGCTTCAACGTGCGCGCCGAGGGGAAGGCGACGGAGCTGGCCAACCGCGAGGGTGTCGAGATCCGCTACTACTCGGTGATCTACCAGGCGATCGACGACATCGAGAAGGCCCTGCGCGGGATGCTCAAGCCGATCTACGAGGAGAACCAGTTGGGGCGGGCCGAGATCCGCGCGATCTTCCGGTCCTCCAAGGTCGGCATCATCGCCGGCTGCATGATCAGCTCGGGGGTGGTGCGCCGCAACGCCAAGGCTCGGCTGTTGCGGGACAACATCGTGGTCGTCGACAACCTCTCGATCACCTCGCTGCGCCGGGAGAAGGACGACGTGACCGAGGTCCGCGAGGGCTTCGAGTGCGGTATGACGCTGGGCTACTCCGATATCAAGGAAGGCGACATCATCGAGTCCTACGAGCTCGTCGAGAAGGAGCGCGCCTGATGGCCGACCCGGCCCGGGCGCGCCGACTGGCCAAACGCATCAACACGATCGTCGCCTCGGCGATCGAGTTCGAGATCAAGGATCCGGGCCTCGACGGGGTGACCATCGTCGACACGAAGGTCACCGCCGACCTCCACGACGCGACGGTGTTCTACACCGTGATGGGCCCCACCCTGGACGACGAGCCGGACTACGCCGCCGCCGCGTCGGCGCTGGAACGGGCCAAGGGCGCGCTGCGCACCATGGTCGGGGCCGGCACCGGCGTGCGCTTCACGCCCACCCTGACATTCACCCGCGACACCACGTTGGACACCGTGGCGCGGATGGACGAGTTGCTGGCGCGGGCGCGCGCCGCGGACGCCGACCTGGAGCGGGTCCGCTCCGGCGCCAAGCCGGCCGGTGAAGCCGATCCATATCGCGTGAGGGACGCCGATGACGGCGATCGACCCGAAGACTGAGGTAGCGGGCGCCGGGGCGCGCGTCGACGTCTGGGGCGCAGTCGAGCTGTTGTCGAACGCCGAGACGGTCGCGGTGCTCGCCCATGTCCACCCAGACGCCGACACCATCGGCGCGGGCCTGGCGCTGGGCTTGGTGCTGGACAGGTGCGGCAAGCGCGTCGAGGTCGGCTTCGCCGAGC contains:
- the infB gene encoding translation initiation factor IF-2; this encodes MAGKARVHELAKELGVSSKEVLARLNEQGEFVKSASSTVEAPVARRLRESFGGGKAAPQKAAPKAAAKAPVKGPDKSLDQALDKAIGNGEAAGAPAGGTTTAPAQAAPAEAPARPGPVPGQPAPGQPQPPAPGQPTGQPQAQPGPHPGMTPGPRPGPAPKPGVRTPRVGNNPFSSAQPVDRPIPRPMAPRPGAPRPGGPRPGASPGNMPPRPGGAAGQGRPARPGAPRPGGGRPGGPGGRDGGGGNYRGGGGGVGAPPGGGGPGGFRGRPGGGGGGGRPGQRGGAAGAFGRPGGAPRRGRKSKRAKRAEYENMQAPVVGGVRLPHGNGETIRLARGASLSDFADKINANPASLVQALFNLGEMVTATQSVGDETLELLGSEMNYVVQVVSPEDEDRELLESFDLTYGEDEGTEEDLQTRPPVVTVMGHVDHGKTRLLDTIRNASVREAEAGGITQHIGAYQVGVDFEGSERLITFIDTPGHEAFTAMRARGAKATDIAILVVAADDGVMPQTVEAINHAQAADVPIVVAVNKIDKEGADPAKIRAQLTEYGLVAEDFGGDTMFVDISAKEGTNIEALEEAVLLTADAALDLRANPDMEAQGVAIEAHLDRGRGPVATVLVQRGTLRVGDSVVAGDAYGRVRRMVDEHGDDVEEALPSRPVQVIGFTSVPGAGDNFLVVDEDRIARQIADRRSARKRNALAARSRKRISLEDLDSALKETSQLNLILKGDNAGTVEALEEALMGIQVDDEVMLRVIDRGVGGITETNVNLASASDAIIIGFNVRAEGKATELANREGVEIRYYSVIYQAIDDIEKALRGMLKPIYEENQLGRAEIRAIFRSSKVGIIAGCMISSGVVRRNAKARLLRDNIVVVDNLSITSLRREKDDVTEVREGFECGMTLGYSDIKEGDIIESYELVEKERA
- the rbfA gene encoding 30S ribosome-binding factor RbfA; this encodes MADPARARRLAKRINTIVASAIEFEIKDPGLDGVTIVDTKVTADLHDATVFYTVMGPTLDDEPDYAAAASALERAKGALRTMVGAGTGVRFTPTLTFTRDTTLDTVARMDELLARARAADADLERVRSGAKPAGEADPYRVRDADDGDRPED